Proteins from one Pelosinus sp. IPA-1 genomic window:
- a CDS encoding type II secretion system protein: protein MNNKGFTLIEMLVGIAIFIILIGAVLDIFAFSMKSYNYSYAQIGQVQDNRQILLNITNNLQNATDIDPLSSPFQEIRFSIGTDSYKIAFDTNNSAVTFTKNGSIKSVGQKKIEYLIFTPSITTEERWRIDISLKFKNDTNIYRSSVVTLNKITNQVIF from the coding sequence ATGAATAATAAAGGCTTCACTTTAATTGAAATGTTAGTGGGGATTGCAATATTTATAATTCTTATTGGCGCAGTTTTAGATATCTTTGCATTTTCCATGAAATCCTATAATTATTCATACGCCCAAATAGGACAAGTCCAAGACAACCGTCAAATATTGCTTAATATAACAAATAATCTACAGAACGCTACAGATATTGATCCTCTAAGTAGTCCATTTCAAGAAATACGGTTTTCCATTGGCACTGATAGTTACAAAATAGCTTTTGATACAAATAATAGCGCTGTTACTTTCACTAAAAATGGTTCCATCAAAAGTGTAGGGCAGAAAAAGATTGAGTATTTAATATTTACACCTAGCATCACCACTGAAGAAAGGTGGCGAATCGATATCTCGTTGAAGTTTAAAAATGATACAAATATATATAGATCATCGGTAGTAACCTTAAATAAAATTACAAATCAAGTTATTTTCTAA
- a CDS encoding methyl-accepting chemotaxis protein, translating to MFKNAKVRTKILLGFVLVLIMMVISMGITFFCLGEMTQATNYIVEDAIPMGRITEQVFVDLLNQETGVRGYIASNGDENFLGAFNNGRKNIAVSLKNLEPYLIKHPGMNKIIKEEAIPAIDAIHNYFDSQINLVKSGKLEEARKRLGEGKSLFAKAREVKEKIDADIDVITKRDWDSSLAASSKAKWSAGLIFIISFILSSTIALLLARQIATRLRIDVEALREVAAGNLGIAEIHIKSNDEIGEIGLAINNTVKSLRTLVNTVAQSTHQVAALSEELTANAEQSAQAATQVATSIMSVASGAHHQTEVVTKGSVFVEEMSENAQKIASNTTEVAHASQKAEAAAKEGALAIGNAIVQMTSIEKSVTNSATVVTKLGERSKEIGQIVETISAIAGQTNLLSLNAAIEAARAGEQGRGFAVVAEEVRKLAEQSQKAAKQIATLISEIQDETDNAVQSINEGTREVKSGTEIVNFAGSSFDQIVSLVNQVTNQMQNISASTQQMAKGSQHVVDAIYEINEVSKETAGETQTVSAAAEEQSASMEEIAASSESLAKLAENLQTAVQEFKL from the coding sequence ATGTTTAAAAATGCAAAAGTTCGCACGAAGATTCTTTTGGGATTTGTTTTGGTTCTAATCATGATGGTAATTAGTATGGGAATTACGTTCTTTTGTTTAGGAGAAATGACACAAGCAACAAATTATATTGTAGAGGATGCCATTCCTATGGGCAGAATAACAGAGCAAGTGTTTGTGGACCTTCTCAATCAGGAGACTGGAGTACGTGGGTATATTGCGAGCAATGGTGACGAAAATTTTTTAGGGGCCTTTAACAATGGTCGAAAAAACATTGCCGTCTCACTAAAAAACCTAGAACCCTACCTCATCAAACATCCAGGTATGAATAAAATTATCAAAGAAGAAGCGATACCTGCGATAGATGCGATTCACAATTACTTTGATAGCCAGATCAACTTAGTTAAGTCGGGGAAACTGGAAGAAGCCCGAAAGCGTCTTGGAGAGGGGAAATCCCTATTTGCAAAGGCCCGTGAAGTAAAGGAAAAAATAGATGCAGATATTGACGTTATTACGAAACGAGACTGGGATAGCTCGTTGGCAGCAAGTTCAAAAGCTAAGTGGAGTGCCGGCTTAATCTTTATTATCAGTTTTATCTTGAGTTCAACGATCGCGCTATTACTTGCCAGACAAATAGCTACTCGTCTTCGGATTGACGTGGAGGCACTACGGGAAGTTGCAGCTGGAAATCTTGGGATAGCGGAAATACATATTAAAAGTAATGATGAGATAGGTGAGATAGGTTTAGCGATTAATAACACTGTTAAGAGTCTGAGAACTCTTGTTAATACAGTGGCTCAATCGACACACCAAGTAGCTGCCTTATCAGAAGAGTTAACTGCAAATGCTGAACAGTCAGCTCAAGCTGCTACCCAGGTAGCAACCTCCATCATGAGCGTCGCCAGCGGTGCGCACCATCAGACAGAGGTGGTTACTAAAGGTTCGGTATTTGTCGAGGAAATGTCAGAAAACGCACAGAAAATTGCCTCCAATACCACTGAGGTGGCCCACGCATCTCAAAAAGCAGAGGCAGCTGCAAAAGAAGGTGCTTTAGCTATAGGCAATGCCATAGTGCAGATGACAAGTATCGAAAAGTCTGTAACTAATTCAGCGACGGTAGTCACCAAACTAGGTGAGCGATCCAAAGAAATTGGTCAGATCGTTGAGACGATTTCCGCCATTGCAGGACAGACTAATTTATTGTCACTAAATGCAGCAATTGAAGCGGCTCGTGCTGGAGAACAGGGAAGAGGATTTGCAGTAGTGGCGGAAGAAGTGCGAAAGCTGGCTGAGCAATCACAAAAAGCTGCGAAACAAATTGCTACTCTTATTAGTGAAATACAGGATGAAACCGATAACGCTGTACAGTCTATCAATGAAGGAACTCGCGAAGTCAAATCTGGTACAGAAATAGTTAATTTTGCAGGCTCGTCATTTGATCAAATAGTATCGTTGGTTAACCAGGTGACTAATCAGATGCAAAATATTTCGGCATCTACTCAGCAAATGGCGAAGGGGAGTCAGCACGTCGTCGATGCGATCTATGAGATAAATGAGGTGAGTAAAGAAACTGCTGGGGAAACCCAAACAGTCTCGGCAGCAGCGGAGGAACAATCTGCATCTATGGAAGAAATCGCTGCTTCCAGCGAATCCCTTGCAAAGCTAGCAGAGAATCTTCAGACTGCAGTTCAGGAATTCAAGCTTTAA
- a CDS encoding aspartyl-phosphate phosphatase Spo0E family protein — MDEVQKIEQLIEELRTRLHRQAKGKCLTDPDVVKASQDLNKMLNEYERLLSKKCKLES, encoded by the coding sequence ATGGATGAGGTACAAAAAATCGAGCAGCTAATTGAAGAATTACGTACTCGATTACATAGACAAGCGAAAGGGAAATGTCTTACTGATCCTGACGTAGTGAAAGCGAGTCAAGATCTTAATAAGATGTTAAATGAATATGAGCGATTATTATCAAAAAAATGTAAGTTAGAGTCATAA